In Amycolatopsis jiangsuensis, the following proteins share a genomic window:
- a CDS encoding CaiB/BaiF CoA transferase family protein: MTSSDGSAGPLAGVRVVDLSSAVMGPYATQILGDFGAEVIRVEPLRDVARVSPAGVGRSAGMAPLYLQVNRNKRSVSLDLKDEAGRDDLLALLEDADVFVTNMRAAALDRLGLGYDDLRERFPRLVYAHAQGFAVGSSRAGRPAYDEVIQAASGLVSLQDRAGGTLQFVPTYIADKTAALYLLNGVLAALFDQQRTGSGQRVELAMADAMIAVNLVEHLAGDVFVPAAGDVGNPLSLSATHAAMRTADGGAISAVPYTNAAVRTLLTGAGLTDDAADPAWDSPVIDREIFTAGVEKVLANSENRTTAEWEDFLTQHDVPYAVVVDIADLPADPYVREVGLITEREHPTEGTIRVVENPLHFSRTPAGFRGHAERAGASTAEVLAQAGRPSPEGN; encoded by the coding sequence ATGACCTCGTCCGACGGTTCCGCCGGTCCGCTCGCCGGAGTGCGGGTGGTCGACCTCTCCTCCGCGGTGATGGGCCCGTACGCGACCCAGATCCTCGGCGATTTCGGCGCCGAGGTGATCCGGGTGGAGCCGCTGCGGGACGTCGCCCGCGTCTCGCCGGCCGGCGTCGGGCGCAGCGCCGGGATGGCCCCGCTGTACCTGCAGGTCAACCGGAACAAGCGCAGTGTGAGCCTCGATCTGAAGGACGAGGCGGGCCGGGATGACCTGCTGGCCCTGCTCGAGGACGCCGACGTGTTCGTGACGAACATGCGTGCCGCCGCGCTGGACCGGCTCGGGCTCGGCTACGACGACCTGCGTGAACGGTTCCCGCGGCTGGTCTACGCACACGCGCAGGGCTTCGCGGTCGGCTCGTCGCGGGCCGGGCGGCCCGCCTACGACGAGGTGATCCAGGCTGCCTCCGGCCTGGTCAGCCTGCAGGACCGGGCCGGCGGCACCCTGCAGTTCGTTCCCACCTACATCGCGGACAAGACCGCCGCGCTGTACCTGCTCAACGGCGTCCTCGCGGCGTTGTTCGACCAGCAGCGCACCGGATCGGGCCAGCGCGTCGAGCTGGCGATGGCGGACGCGATGATCGCGGTCAACCTGGTCGAGCACCTGGCCGGTGACGTCTTCGTGCCCGCTGCCGGCGACGTGGGCAACCCGCTGTCGCTGAGCGCCACGCACGCGGCCATGCGCACGGCCGACGGCGGCGCGATCTCCGCGGTGCCCTACACCAACGCCGCGGTCCGCACGTTGCTGACCGGCGCCGGGCTCACCGACGACGCCGCCGATCCGGCCTGGGACTCACCGGTGATCGACCGGGAGATCTTCACCGCCGGGGTGGAGAAGGTCCTCGCGAACTCCGAGAACCGCACGACCGCGGAATGGGAGGACTTCCTCACCCAGCACGACGTGCCCTACGCGGTCGTCGTCGACATCGCGGATCTGCCCGCCGACCCTTATGTTCGGGAGGTCGGGTTGATCACCGAGCGGGAGCACCCGACCGAGGGCACCATCCGCGTCGTGGAGAACCCGTTGCACTTCTCGCGGACCCCTGCCGGGTTCCGCGGGCACGCCGAACGGGCCGGGGCGAGCACCGCCGAGGTGCTCGCGCAGGCCGGCCGACCGTCGCCGGAAGGGAACTGA
- a CDS encoding S1 family peptidase: MQVDRSLIRRTTLALSAAAAAGALALGGAPGASADSGPLIVGGTPTTIEDFPSTVIFNVDGAQHCAGTLVAANKVLTAAHCTDGVQVSSMEIIAGQTNFSDTSGEKAGVSDVWQNPDFDGSGMQHDNSVLTLDKELSAKPATLVQSADDPAYQADAELTVVGWGATSEGGDVSDQLQKVTVPVVDNDSCAESYSSSEYSYDKASMFCAGVPEGGKDSCQGDSGGPAYVDGKVAGIVSWGKGCAEKGYPGVYTNVGNDYSVLSQQIG; the protein is encoded by the coding sequence ATGCAGGTAGACCGTTCACTCATTCGGCGTACGACGTTGGCGCTGAGCGCCGCCGCGGCCGCGGGTGCGCTGGCGCTGGGCGGTGCCCCGGGCGCTTCCGCCGACAGCGGACCGCTGATCGTCGGCGGAACGCCCACCACGATCGAGGACTTCCCGTCCACGGTCATCTTCAACGTGGACGGTGCCCAGCACTGCGCCGGGACCCTGGTCGCGGCGAACAAGGTGCTGACCGCGGCGCACTGCACCGACGGCGTCCAGGTGTCCTCGATGGAGATCATCGCCGGCCAGACCAACTTCAGCGACACTTCCGGCGAGAAGGCGGGGGTGAGCGACGTCTGGCAGAACCCCGACTTCGACGGCAGCGGCATGCAGCACGACAACTCCGTGCTCACGCTGGACAAGGAGCTGTCCGCCAAGCCCGCGACGCTGGTGCAGTCGGCCGATGACCCGGCCTACCAGGCGGATGCCGAGCTGACCGTGGTCGGCTGGGGCGCGACCTCGGAAGGCGGTGACGTCTCCGATCAGCTGCAGAAGGTGACCGTCCCGGTCGTGGACAACGACAGCTGCGCCGAGTCGTACTCCTCGAGCGAGTACAGCTATGACAAGGCCTCGATGTTCTGCGCCGGCGTGCCCGAGGGTGGCAAGGACTCCTGCCAGGGCGACTCCGGTGGCCCGGCCTACGTCGACGGCAAGGTCGCCGGCATCGTGTCCTGGGGCAAGGGCTGCGCCGAAAAGGGCTACCCCGGCGTGTACACGAACGTGGGCAACGACTACTCGGTGCTCAGCCAGCAGATCGGCTGA
- a CDS encoding 3-hydroxyacyl-CoA dehydrogenase NAD-binding domain-containing protein encodes MPVVAIVGAGVIGVSWARLFAGAGWQVRVSDPRPDLPDIVGQQLAGLPVTAVADLAAAAGGADFVQESGPERIELKHEIFATLAAHTRDDVVLASSSSSLLPTAIAEGNAAASRIVIGHPFNPPELMPLVEVVPGERTAPETVSRAVEVYRALGKKPITLKKEVPGFVGNRLQRVVNDQAMYLVQQGVIEAADLDELVKASLGLRWATIGPFESMHLGGGPDGMRHLVSHVGSQMTFETGSPDRENLGEVLGAVEAAYGTGTEAYQQRSGERDRRTRAVLDALESE; translated from the coding sequence ATGCCGGTCGTCGCGATCGTCGGCGCGGGAGTCATCGGAGTGTCCTGGGCCCGCCTGTTCGCCGGGGCGGGCTGGCAGGTCCGGGTCAGCGATCCGCGACCGGACCTGCCCGACATCGTCGGGCAGCAGCTGGCCGGGCTGCCGGTGACCGCGGTCGCCGACCTCGCGGCGGCCGCCGGGGGCGCGGACTTCGTGCAGGAGTCGGGTCCCGAGCGGATCGAGCTGAAGCACGAGATATTCGCGACGCTGGCCGCGCACACCCGCGACGACGTCGTGCTGGCGTCGTCCTCGTCGTCGCTGCTGCCCACCGCGATCGCGGAGGGCAACGCGGCGGCGTCCCGCATCGTCATCGGGCACCCGTTCAATCCGCCCGAGCTGATGCCGCTGGTGGAGGTGGTCCCGGGCGAGCGGACCGCGCCGGAAACGGTGTCGCGCGCGGTCGAGGTCTATCGCGCGCTGGGCAAGAAGCCGATCACGTTGAAGAAGGAAGTGCCCGGTTTCGTCGGCAACCGGCTGCAGCGCGTGGTCAACGACCAGGCGATGTATCTGGTGCAGCAGGGCGTGATCGAGGCGGCGGATCTCGACGAGCTGGTCAAGGCGTCCCTCGGGCTGCGGTGGGCGACGATCGGGCCGTTCGAGAGCATGCACCTCGGCGGCGGCCCGGACGGGATGCGCCATCTGGTGAGTCATGTCGGTTCGCAGATGACCTTCGAAACCGGCAGTCCGGACCGGGAAAACCTCGGCGAAGTGCTCGGTGCGGTCGAAGCCGCCTACGGCACCGGAACCGAGGCCTACCAGCAGCGGTCCGGCGAACGCGACCGCAGGACCCGCGCCGTGCTGGACGCGCTGGAGTCGGAATGA
- a CDS encoding acyl-CoA dehydrogenase family protein: MNLELNEDQRLLFETVDQAVGRGYANGGRAGATGTELGWSDQVWQTLGELGLTGLTVSADHDGAGAGPVEVYASLEAMGKHAAAEPLLDGVFLPSWLIAGLGTDDQVKQLLPVLAAGGATIAVAHAEPGRPWGLAPTVTAAADGSLTGVKSPVRGADQADKFLVTAVDDAGETGVYLVEATAEGITRADGRAADWGHTSQVEFVGTPATRLGSAEADAAAALRSAFARARVAVTGEAIGLMETGLAMTVEYLKTRKQFGVPLATFQVLVHRAVDVYARVELARSMALWATAAVEAHDNGGEVDLAATADDAFVFVCDAATAVAEEIIQLHGGIGMTYESEVAHHAARLIAITESFGGVSSARRRAVASESLLRAPSALLNNADAVTA, translated from the coding sequence ATGAACCTCGAACTGAACGAAGATCAGCGGCTGCTCTTCGAGACCGTGGACCAGGCGGTCGGCCGGGGCTACGCGAACGGCGGGCGGGCGGGCGCCACGGGCACCGAACTCGGCTGGTCCGACCAGGTGTGGCAGACCCTCGGCGAACTGGGCCTGACCGGGCTGACCGTGTCCGCCGACCACGACGGTGCCGGCGCCGGACCGGTCGAGGTGTACGCGAGCCTGGAGGCGATGGGCAAGCACGCGGCCGCCGAACCGCTGCTCGACGGCGTTTTCCTGCCGTCATGGCTGATCGCCGGGCTGGGCACGGACGACCAGGTCAAGCAGCTGCTGCCGGTGCTGGCCGCGGGCGGCGCCACGATCGCGGTCGCGCACGCCGAGCCGGGCCGCCCGTGGGGCCTGGCCCCGACGGTGACCGCGGCCGCGGACGGCTCCCTCACCGGGGTGAAATCGCCCGTCCGCGGTGCCGACCAGGCCGACAAGTTCCTGGTGACCGCGGTCGACGACGCTGGTGAAACCGGCGTTTACCTGGTCGAGGCGACCGCGGAGGGCATCACCCGCGCCGACGGCCGGGCCGCCGACTGGGGCCACACCTCGCAGGTCGAGTTCGTCGGCACGCCCGCGACTCGTTTGGGCAGCGCGGAAGCGGACGCGGCCGCCGCACTGCGCAGCGCGTTCGCCCGGGCTCGCGTCGCGGTGACCGGCGAGGCGATCGGCCTGATGGAGACCGGTCTCGCGATGACCGTCGAATACCTCAAGACCCGCAAGCAGTTCGGCGTCCCGCTGGCCACGTTCCAGGTGCTGGTGCACCGCGCGGTCGACGTCTACGCGCGCGTCGAGCTGGCCCGGTCGATGGCGTTGTGGGCCACCGCCGCGGTCGAGGCGCACGACAACGGCGGCGAGGTCGACCTGGCCGCCACGGCCGACGACGCGTTCGTGTTCGTGTGCGACGCGGCCACTGCGGTCGCCGAGGAGATCATCCAGCTGCACGGCGGGATCGGCATGACCTACGAATCCGAGGTCGCGCACCACGCCGCCCGGTTGATCGCCATCACCGAGAGTTTCGGCGGCGTGAGTTCGGCGCGCCGCCGGGCCGTCGCGTCGGAGTCGCTGCTGCGGGCGCCGAGTGCGCTGCTCAACAACGCCGACGCGGTCACTGCGTAA
- a CDS encoding zinc-binding dehydrogenase, with protein sequence MTGAAVLLHGARDLRFGSVPPEDLVPGRVRVAVRGVGLCGSDLHYFADGRNGATVVTAPTVLGHEGFGVITEGERAGQRVAIEPAAPCLRCPVCLAGHYNVCPDHTCLGSPPAHGLLRESVVVPAQFAHPLPPAVSDEVAPLIEPLAVATWALRRGGPVAGRRVLVTGAGPIGLLVLQAARAQGAADVVVTDVSPQRLAAAGALGATTGEPGPCDVAFDCSGAPAAIRTAAAALVPGGTLVLVGVPGEPAPAFPLQLLQRQELDVRGCFRYGPGAFATAIALAASGQVDLAALVTARFPFAEAVTALTTALTDRAQLKVLIDF encoded by the coding sequence ATGACTGGTGCGGCGGTGCTGCTGCACGGCGCCCGCGATCTCCGGTTCGGTTCGGTACCCCCGGAGGACCTCGTGCCCGGCCGGGTGCGCGTGGCGGTGCGGGGCGTCGGCTTGTGCGGTTCAGACCTGCACTATTTCGCCGACGGGCGCAACGGCGCCACCGTCGTCACGGCGCCGACGGTGCTGGGCCACGAAGGGTTCGGCGTGATCACCGAGGGGGAACGGGCCGGGCAGCGCGTGGCGATCGAGCCGGCGGCGCCGTGCCTGCGCTGCCCGGTCTGCCTGGCCGGCCACTACAACGTCTGTCCGGACCACACCTGCCTCGGTTCGCCGCCTGCGCACGGTCTGCTCCGCGAGAGTGTGGTGGTGCCGGCGCAGTTCGCGCACCCGCTGCCCCCTGCGGTGTCCGACGAGGTGGCGCCGTTGATCGAGCCGCTCGCGGTGGCGACCTGGGCGTTGCGGCGCGGTGGCCCGGTCGCGGGACGGCGGGTGCTCGTCACCGGGGCGGGGCCGATCGGGCTGCTCGTGCTGCAGGCCGCCCGTGCTCAGGGCGCGGCGGACGTGGTGGTCACGGACGTTTCGCCGCAGCGGCTCGCCGCCGCCGGCGCGCTGGGCGCCACGACCGGGGAACCGGGGCCGTGCGACGTGGCCTTCGACTGCTCGGGTGCGCCCGCGGCCATCCGGACCGCCGCGGCGGCGCTGGTGCCGGGCGGCACGCTCGTGCTGGTGGGCGTGCCGGGTGAGCCCGCGCCGGCGTTTCCGCTGCAGCTGCTACAGCGCCAGGAACTCGACGTGCGTGGCTGCTTCCGGTACGGCCCGGGAGCGTTTGCGACGGCGATCGCGCTGGCCGCGAGCGGACAGGTGGACCTGGCGGCGCTCGTCACGGCGCGGTTTCCGTTCGCCGAGGCCGTGACCGCGCTGACGACGGCGCTCACCGACCGGGCGCAGCTCAAGGTGCTCATCGACTTCTAG
- a CDS encoding SDR family NAD(P)-dependent oxidoreductase: MDLELDGTRVLVTGASRGIGLAIVQAFQGEGAEVIAVSRRTTPELEATGATFVPADLAEPDGPRRMVEKVLELDPRLDAVVNNAGGGTASAEMLADPFGGTAATWASALALNLVAAVETTRAALPALVRSRGAVVNISSRNARDPRGAPLSYSAAKAALNAFSRGLAEQVAESGVRVNVVTPSGTHTPMLTGEDGFGAELATHLGLDHETLLAVLPKEAGMLTSALIDPAEIARAVLLLASPTMPSAIGSNWTVDGGSLKVA; the protein is encoded by the coding sequence ATGGATCTCGAACTCGACGGCACACGCGTCCTCGTCACCGGGGCGAGCAGAGGAATCGGACTGGCGATCGTCCAGGCCTTCCAGGGCGAGGGCGCCGAGGTCATCGCCGTGTCCCGGAGGACGACCCCCGAACTCGAGGCCACCGGGGCCACGTTCGTCCCCGCCGACCTCGCCGAACCCGACGGCCCGCGACGGATGGTCGAGAAGGTGCTCGAACTGGACCCACGCCTGGACGCCGTCGTCAACAACGCCGGCGGCGGTACCGCGTCCGCGGAAATGCTCGCCGATCCCTTCGGTGGCACCGCCGCGACGTGGGCGAGTGCCTTGGCGCTGAACCTCGTCGCGGCCGTCGAGACGACCAGGGCAGCGCTGCCCGCGCTGGTCAGGTCCCGCGGCGCGGTGGTCAACATCAGCTCCCGGAACGCCCGCGATCCGCGCGGGGCACCGCTGTCCTACTCGGCCGCCAAGGCCGCACTCAACGCGTTCTCCCGCGGTTTGGCCGAGCAGGTCGCGGAATCGGGCGTCCGGGTCAACGTCGTCACGCCGTCCGGAACCCACACCCCGATGCTCACCGGCGAGGACGGTTTCGGCGCCGAACTGGCGACCCATCTGGGACTCGACCACGAGACACTGCTGGCGGTGCTGCCGAAGGAGGCCGGCATGCTGACCAGCGCGCTGATCGACCCGGCCGAGATCGCCCGCGCCGTGCTGCTCCTGGCCTCCCCCACGATGCCCAGCGCGATCGGCTCCAACTGGACAGTGGACGGCGGCTCACTCAAGGTCGCATGA
- a CDS encoding TetR/AcrR family transcriptional regulator, translating to MTAEAKPRRVRADAERSAARILEAAEEVLAADPNASLEQIADAAGLTRVTVHRRFSSRQVLLEALNERFNERYLLALKQARVATAPPLAALHRATEIVLDFKLSRRAALVRVSDPRTGGPILAPEVVEGIELLFSRLHAAGVITAADPSWCSQVYVALLCEVERRPVETLGLSTTDDPIEEVGARTDLLTRTVLGALGGNGDALLR from the coding sequence ATGACTGCCGAAGCGAAGCCGCGACGGGTGCGGGCGGACGCGGAACGCAGTGCGGCCCGCATCCTCGAGGCGGCGGAGGAAGTGCTCGCCGCGGACCCGAACGCGAGCCTCGAGCAGATCGCCGACGCCGCCGGGCTCACCCGCGTCACCGTGCACCGTCGGTTCAGCTCCCGGCAGGTGCTGCTGGAGGCCCTGAACGAGCGGTTCAACGAGCGGTACCTGCTGGCGCTGAAGCAGGCGCGGGTGGCGACGGCGCCGCCGCTGGCAGCACTGCACCGGGCGACCGAGATCGTTCTCGACTTCAAGCTCAGCCGGCGCGCCGCGCTCGTGCGGGTGTCCGATCCGCGGACCGGTGGCCCGATCCTCGCTCCTGAGGTGGTCGAAGGGATCGAACTGCTGTTCTCGCGGCTGCACGCGGCCGGCGTGATCACCGCCGCCGACCCGTCCTGGTGCAGTCAGGTGTATGTGGCGCTGCTGTGCGAGGTGGAACGGCGGCCCGTCGAGACGCTGGGTCTGAGCACGACGGACGATCCGATCGAAGAGGTGGGCGCGAGAACGGACCTGCTCACCCGTACCGTGCTCGGCGCCCTCGGCGGAAACGGCGACGCGCTCCTGCGGTGA
- a CDS encoding acyl-CoA dehydrogenase family protein: protein MDLELSKEDLAFRDGLREVFLGAVPEDVRRRTALGETTREDIVTSQRILNEHGLAVPHWPQEWGGRGWSPTQSHLYSSELQRAGVPQPLAFNVSMVGPIIAEFGSEEQKRTFLPATANLDIWWSQGFSEPEAGSDLAGLRTTARRDGDQYVLNGQKTWTTLGQYGDWMFVLARTDPDAPRKQQGLSFLLLDLNTPGIERRPIKLIDGSAEVNEFFFDEVRIPAENLVGEENKGWSYAKFLLGNERNGIAQVGTGQRIYADLAAASGAIPTEDGLLGHDPQFRTALHTAKTTLLALEATQLRVTAASENGKASPVSSLLKMEGTQALQELIKLRMRAAGSDGMLTGTGEQVRAGDAASVAATQYLNQRKLSIFGGSNEIQRGVIAKTILGL from the coding sequence ATGGATCTGGAACTCTCGAAAGAGGACCTCGCGTTCCGCGACGGGCTGCGGGAGGTGTTCCTCGGCGCGGTTCCCGAGGACGTCCGGCGGCGCACCGCGCTGGGGGAGACCACCCGCGAGGACATCGTCACGAGCCAGCGCATCCTCAACGAGCACGGGCTCGCCGTCCCGCACTGGCCGCAGGAGTGGGGTGGCCGCGGCTGGAGCCCGACCCAGTCGCACCTGTACTCCTCGGAGCTGCAGCGGGCGGGCGTACCGCAGCCGCTGGCGTTCAACGTGAGCATGGTCGGCCCGATCATCGCCGAGTTCGGCAGCGAGGAGCAGAAGCGCACGTTCCTCCCCGCCACGGCGAACCTCGACATCTGGTGGTCGCAGGGCTTTTCCGAGCCGGAAGCGGGTTCGGACCTCGCCGGGCTGCGCACCACCGCCCGCCGCGACGGTGACCAGTACGTGCTCAACGGCCAGAAGACCTGGACCACCCTCGGCCAGTACGGCGACTGGATGTTCGTGCTCGCGCGCACCGACCCGGACGCGCCGCGCAAGCAGCAGGGCCTGTCGTTCCTGCTGCTGGACCTGAACACGCCGGGCATCGAGCGGCGGCCGATCAAGCTGATCGACGGCAGCGCCGAGGTCAACGAGTTCTTCTTCGACGAGGTGCGGATCCCGGCGGAGAACCTGGTCGGTGAGGAGAACAAGGGCTGGAGCTACGCGAAGTTCCTGCTCGGCAACGAACGGAACGGAATCGCCCAGGTCGGCACCGGGCAGCGGATCTACGCCGATCTCGCCGCCGCGTCCGGCGCGATCCCGACCGAGGACGGCCTGCTCGGCCACGACCCGCAGTTCCGCACCGCGCTGCACACCGCCAAGACCACCCTGCTCGCGCTCGAGGCCACCCAGCTGCGGGTGACCGCCGCGTCCGAGAACGGCAAGGCCAGCCCGGTGTCGTCGCTGCTGAAGATGGAGGGCACGCAGGCACTGCAGGAGCTGATCAAGCTCCGGATGCGCGCGGCCGGTTCGGACGGCATGCTGACCGGCACCGGGGAACAGGTGCGGGCAGGCGACGCGGCGTCGGTGGCCGCGACGCAGTACCTCAACCAGCGCAAGCTGTCGATCTTCGGCGGCTCCAACGAAATCCAGCGCGGCGTCATCGCCAAGACGATCCTCGGCCTGTAA
- a CDS encoding CoA transferase gives MNLTGKLEAALAKPAATDDYDLHVPLAELLGAVGLSEADAGGAVSFTGADPVLPGALRLAGGTSIALAAKSVAVAKIWQLRGGRGQDISMDLRVAPHRLCPFYDKKWELLDGYPPGDPARVTQAFGTDRFYETSDGRWVHPISPYPKLRNDAAALLGVPERDDAARQAIARWNSFELEEAAEAAGVIMPVVRTTEELIATAQYQQVLSAMPPVVVEKIGDSDPEPLPGGVRAPLEGIRALGRAHIIAGAGCGRALALHGADVLNVWDPNEYELPLLYSTSNVGVRSTRLDLSRPEDQQTMRHLLSGADVFYANRRPGYLARRGLDVSAAAEARPGIVHATVTLNGDTGPWAGRVGFDQTAGCLAGVMLLEGENGVPSLPAVPVVNDYVTSWFLELGILRALMLRATDGGSYRVTVSLTRVALWLLSLGILDRDYAAEVAGRTPGHEYLDPQTFTADTALGRYQGVTEQIRMSETPGHYTNPLIPRGSHRPEWR, from the coding sequence ATGAACCTGACCGGAAAGCTCGAAGCCGCGCTCGCGAAGCCCGCGGCCACCGACGACTACGACCTGCACGTCCCGCTGGCCGAACTGCTCGGCGCGGTCGGGCTCAGCGAGGCCGACGCCGGTGGTGCGGTCTCGTTCACCGGCGCCGATCCGGTGTTGCCCGGCGCGCTGCGGCTGGCCGGCGGGACGTCGATCGCCCTGGCCGCCAAATCCGTCGCGGTGGCCAAGATCTGGCAGCTGCGCGGGGGACGCGGGCAGGACATCTCGATGGACCTGCGGGTCGCTCCGCACCGGCTGTGCCCGTTCTACGACAAGAAGTGGGAGCTGCTGGACGGCTATCCGCCCGGTGATCCCGCCCGGGTCACCCAGGCGTTCGGCACGGACCGGTTCTACGAGACCTCCGACGGCCGGTGGGTGCACCCGATCAGCCCGTATCCCAAGCTGCGCAACGATGCGGCGGCACTGCTGGGTGTACCGGAACGCGACGACGCGGCGCGGCAGGCCATCGCCCGCTGGAACTCCTTCGAACTCGAGGAGGCCGCCGAGGCCGCGGGCGTGATCATGCCCGTGGTCCGGACCACTGAGGAGCTGATCGCGACCGCGCAGTACCAGCAGGTGCTGTCGGCGATGCCGCCGGTCGTGGTCGAGAAGATCGGGGACAGCGACCCGGAACCCTTGCCCGGCGGCGTGCGCGCGCCGCTGGAGGGCATTCGCGCACTGGGCCGGGCGCACATCATCGCGGGTGCCGGCTGCGGGCGGGCGCTGGCGTTGCACGGCGCGGACGTACTGAACGTGTGGGACCCGAACGAATACGAGCTGCCGCTGCTCTACTCGACGTCCAATGTGGGCGTTCGCTCGACGCGGCTCGACCTCAGTCGCCCCGAGGACCAGCAGACCATGCGGCACCTGCTGTCCGGTGCGGACGTCTTCTACGCCAACCGGCGCCCGGGTTACCTCGCGCGGCGCGGGCTCGACGTCTCGGCCGCGGCCGAGGCCCGGCCCGGGATCGTCCACGCCACGGTGACCTTGAACGGGGACACCGGGCCATGGGCCGGGCGGGTCGGTTTCGACCAGACGGCGGGCTGCCTGGCCGGGGTGATGCTGCTGGAAGGGGAGAACGGCGTTCCGTCGCTGCCGGCGGTTCCGGTGGTCAACGACTACGTCACGTCGTGGTTCCTGGAGCTGGGCATCCTGCGTGCGTTGATGCTGCGGGCCACCGACGGCGGCTCCTACCGGGTCACCGTCTCGCTCACCCGGGTCGCGTTGTGGTTGCTGAGCCTGGGAATTCTCGACCGTGACTACGCCGCGGAGGTGGCCGGGCGGACTCCCGGACACGAGTACCTGGATCCGCAGACCTTCACCGCGGACACCGCGCTCGGCCGCTACCAGGGCGTCACCGAGCAGATCCGGATGTCGGAAACCCCCGGCCACTACACGAATCCACTGATTCCGCGCGGCTCGCACCGTCCGGAGTGGAGGTAA
- a CDS encoding MFS transporter: MPTRSPWGHNLRWYMAGLCSLSFVVNYVDRTTLSVALPFMSEDLELTPGEQGFALSAFFITYALAQLPAGALIDKHGVRRVFGIGAFVWGAVTMSVGLIRNGTLLIGARLVLGLGESVGYPGCAKVVSNWFPRSERSFANSVWDNGSRIGAVLALPLVSALVAALSWRWAFAFTGALALLWVALWFTTYRDPDKHPKLTAEERAKLVEGGARFAEAEAGHGPKVRWRTLFRYRTVWAMMIGFFCLNYVLFFFITWFPSYLVSERGFDLLKLGIFGTIPGLVAIAGSALGGYSSDALLRRGWSLTRARKTCLVGGLLLSSVIGAAVLVDSAGVALALLSVSYASLAFAGASIASLPADVAPTPHQVSSLAGIQNFASNIAGVSGPLITGALVSLAGGSYVVPLLVSGGVAVVGALVYGFGLRKVEPLPVSHQARVVAA; encoded by the coding sequence ATGCCCACCAGGTCCCCCTGGGGCCACAACCTGCGCTGGTACATGGCCGGGTTGTGCAGCCTGTCGTTCGTCGTCAACTACGTCGACCGCACCACGCTGAGCGTGGCGCTGCCGTTCATGTCCGAAGACCTCGAGCTCACCCCCGGCGAGCAAGGCTTCGCGCTGAGCGCGTTCTTCATCACCTACGCGCTGGCGCAGCTGCCCGCCGGTGCGCTGATCGACAAGCACGGCGTACGGCGGGTGTTCGGCATCGGCGCGTTCGTGTGGGGCGCGGTGACGATGAGCGTCGGCCTCATCCGCAACGGCACGCTGCTCATCGGTGCCCGGTTGGTGCTCGGGCTCGGCGAGTCGGTCGGCTACCCCGGGTGCGCGAAGGTGGTCAGCAACTGGTTCCCGCGCTCGGAGCGCAGCTTCGCGAACAGCGTGTGGGACAACGGTTCGCGGATCGGCGCCGTGCTGGCGCTGCCCTTGGTGTCGGCGCTGGTCGCGGCGCTGAGCTGGCGGTGGGCGTTCGCGTTCACCGGCGCGCTGGCGTTGCTGTGGGTCGCGCTGTGGTTCACCACCTACCGCGACCCGGACAAGCACCCCAAACTCACCGCCGAGGAGCGCGCGAAGCTTGTCGAGGGTGGCGCCCGCTTCGCCGAGGCGGAGGCCGGTCACGGTCCGAAGGTGCGGTGGCGAACGCTCTTCCGCTACCGCACGGTGTGGGCGATGATGATCGGCTTCTTCTGCCTCAACTACGTGCTGTTCTTCTTCATCACGTGGTTTCCCAGCTACCTCGTTTCGGAGCGCGGCTTCGACCTGCTCAAGCTCGGGATCTTCGGCACCATCCCCGGTCTCGTGGCGATCGCCGGCTCCGCGCTCGGCGGGTACTCCTCCGACGCGCTGCTGCGCCGCGGCTGGTCGCTGACCCGCGCACGCAAGACGTGCCTGGTCGGCGGGTTGCTGCTGTCGTCGGTGATCGGCGCGGCGGTGCTGGTGGACAGCGCCGGCGTCGCGTTGGCGCTGTTGTCGGTGAGCTACGCCAGCCTCGCGTTCGCCGGTGCGTCGATCGCGTCGCTGCCCGCGGACGTCGCGCCGACCCCGCACCAGGTGTCCTCGCTGGCCGGGATCCAGAACTTCGCGTCGAACATCGCCGGGGTCAGCGGCCCGCTGATCACCGGCGCGCTGGTGTCGCTGGCCGGCGGGTCGTACGTGGTGCCGCTGCTGGTCTCCGGCGGGGTCGCGGTGGTCGGCGCGCTCGTCTACGGCTTCGGCCTGCGCAAGGTGGAGCCGCTTCCGGTGTCCCACCAGGCACGGGTAGTGGCGGCATGA